The sequence CCTACAGACAATACCTACCGGAATACTCCGGattatattttagaactatCTTTAAACCACTCGTTTAAATTtccatttaaatacattaaacattcaAATGGGGGATCAggatataatgttatatcgtCACAGAACAGTCTTCCGAAATACCGTTAAATAAAACGTATAGTGATTATGTGTTTGAAAACATTGTAGGTATAAAGTACTTATAGTAggtactatgtatattttaaaattctaaaatttcaGAATTTGTCCCGCAGCAGTATAATATTGTGGGAAGtataactgaaatatttttttcatatacgtTGTATAACCCGCAGTAAGTatgcctacataatataattaaatcgacAACTGTAGTTTTCTATATAAGTGGGTACTTACCTTTAATGTAGATaccaattagtatattatacataattaccgATTAGTGAAATGGAATGTGCACGAATACGATTACCGTCGTTGTCGATGGTTTTGGTGATGATCACGATGACGGCCCTACTCCCGAACCGTACCACAGCCGCTTTGATAGACCTGGGTCACAGTTACCGGTTCGGGACAACAACGTGCTGGAACCCAACACAACGATTCAACATATTCGACGTGCACACGGGACCCGGGCCGAACGGAGTGTTCATCACGGAGAGCTTCTCAACACCCGAACACTGCGGCACTCATCTGGACGCCCCATTTCACTTTAATCCGACCGGGTGGAAGCTGCAAGACATCCCGCTGCACCGGACGGTGGCTGAAGGTAACTGCTGTTTTCGCGAAAGCTAAAGAGGAAAAAAGGAAATCATATTGAATCGTacctttacaaaatatgtagatatactatatgtatacgcACCGCGATAAATTTCAGGCATACCGTTTATTGGTTAGATTATGTTAGTACCCGTAATATATATAGAGTGGTGATTTCCAACAATTTACGTATATGgttcaaacatttattttagattctcaacgtggaacgatgaatgtattgttttttaaatgaaatgatTTCTATTTTCTTTTTGCGAATTGAAATTTGAGTGAAAAATTGGAGTCGAGCTAATGCgcagtaataatttttacttgtcAAAAGAAAAACAACTCGGCCtcattctttaattatttattggtttacaTAATATgccatatagacatatagttaattgaatacaaatttttcaTAGGCGcgtattataaatttctaatattatccAACCGACAAGGTATCGatgatattgttataacttataacaatatcgtaatataatttatatttaaaccacGTAATTACGTTGTacctgtgtatatataatacaggcGTACACGTGAACGTAAGTAGCGAGGTCAATGGAAACGGAGACTTTTTACTGACCGTTAATCATTTGAAAGCGTGGGAACAAGCCAACGGTCCGCTGCCCAGTCGATCAGTGATTTTGGTAAACTTCGGTTGGGCTCATAAATATGGCGACCGTCAGTCGTACTACAATGGATTACAGGAACCTTAcaggtatatatatgtacctattatatatatatatatatatatatatgtgtgtgtaactTACTATTCCTATTTATAT is a genomic window of Rhopalosiphum padi isolate XX-2018 chromosome 4, ASM2088224v1, whole genome shotgun sequence containing:
- the LOC132930237 gene encoding isatin hydrolase-like; the protein is MECARIRLPSLSMVLVMITMTALLPNRTTAALIDLGHSYRFGTTTCWNPTQRFNIFDVHTGPGPNGVFITESFSTPEHCGTHLDAPFHFNPTGWKLQDIPLHRTVAEGVHVNVSSEVNGNGDFLLTVNHLKAWEQANGPLPSRSVILVNFGWAHKYGDRQSYYNGLQEPYRFPGLSREAAQWIVDSGKVYGVGVDGPSVDAGRSTSYEAHGVLSRANLYNLENVALNGTTLPPRGFKLVVQPVKIVGGTGGPVRILAFTKGAFE